The window GCTCGACCCCGCGTCGCTCGGTGAGGTGCGGGTCGGCGGAGCCGTGGCGCTCGCCAGGGCCGCGGCCGTGCACGTCGACGCGGACGACGCGGAGACGGACGTGACGGCGGCCGCCGACGCGCTGGGCGCCGCGGACCGCGGTGACGACGACGGGCAGTTCGTCGTGGACGGGGCCGAGGACCACGAGCTGCTGTGGTTCGCCACGCAGGAGATCCCGAACCTGCTGGGGCTCGGCGGCTGACGCGTTCAGGGGGCGCGTTTCGCGAGGCAGGCGCACGGACGGCGGGCTCGGGGCTTCCCGGAGGTGTTGTCGGTGGGGCCGGGTACTTTTTGGATATGGGGATGCACGGAGCGACACACATCGTCTGGGACTGGAACGGGACGCTGTTCCACGACAACACGGCAATCATCGGCGCGACAAACGCGGCGTTCGCCGAGATGGGCATGCCGCCGATCACGCTGGAGAGGTACCGGGAGCTGTACTGCGTACCCGTACCGAAGTTCTACGAGCGGCTGACCGGGCGGCTGCCGTCGGACGAGGAGTGGGAGGCCATGGACGTGATCTTCCACCGGTACTACGCGGAGCACCGGGTGGCGTGCGGGCTCACCGACGGGGTGCCGGGACTGCTCGCCGAGTGGGCATCGGCCGGCCGGAGCCAGTCGATCCTGAGCATGTACGGGCACGACGAACTCGTCCCGCTGGTGCGCGGGTTCGGTATCGAGCCGCATTTCCTGCGGGTCGACGGGCGGACCGGGCCGTCCGGCGGCAGCAAGGCCGAGCACATGGTGCGCCATGTGAGAGCGCTGACGGGAGTGGAGCCGGCCCGCACGGTGGTGATCGGGGACGCGGCGGACGACGCGATCGCGGCGCGGCACGTGGGAGCGAAGGCCGTGCTCTACACCGGCGGGTCGCACAGCCGGGCCAGTCTCGAAGGGGTCGGCGTGCCCGTGGTGGACACCCTGGAGGAAGCCGTGACGGTGGCCGAGTGGCTGGCGGCGTGAGCGAGGCCCTGGCCGGGCCCAGCACGGACCGAGCGTGAGCCCGTGCCCCCGCCGTCCCTGCATCGCCCCGACGGCGCGCAGCCCCGGGCGCACGGAAGCGCACGCTTCCAGGGGGAACAGGACGCGGAGGACTCGGGTGAGGGTCGGCGGTGGCTGGTCGCGCAGTTCCCCGCGCCCCTGGGTGGACGGCGCCTGAGTCGATTTTCCGAGCCGGCGGTTCGCGGCCCCTTGCCGATGCACGTGGCCGGCCGTCGCGGGCAGCCGCGGATTCGTGTGCGGAGCCGTACCCTGCACAGCCTCCGCCGGAGCGAACTGTGCAGAGTGTCAAAAAGGTGACCCCTCTTTTGTACACATACGGCTCATGACGGGGCCCCCTTCGGGGGCGATAGCCTTGTCCCGTGATCAGCGCGATACGTCGCGGGGGCATCGTCGCCCCTGCCCTGCGCCCGGACCGCACGGACGACATCCGTGACCGGGCGGTCGCTGGTCTTCCCGAGCGGGCAGCCGCGGTACGCGCACCGAGAGCAGCGTCACAGCCTCCGGAGCCGCCGAGAATGGCCGATAACGCCCCGCTCATCTCTCATCGCGGCATAGCGTCGGATCAGACCGGACACCCCGCGTCGCGGCGCTACGTCACTTCACGTTCTACGACGTCACGCAACGGCGCGCGACAGGAGCCAGAGGACAATGCAGACCAAGCTGGACGAAGCAAAGGCCGAGCTGCTCGAAAGGGCCGCCCGGGTAGCTGAGAACAGCCCGGTCGGGGGGCACCTACCGACCGGGAAGACGGACGAGAGCACCCCGGACCGGGACACACTGCTCGCGTTCCTCCAGCGCTACTACCTGCACACCGCCCCGGAGGACCTCACCGACCGCGACCCGGTCGACGTCTTCGGAGCCGCCTTCTCCCACTACCGGCTGGCCGAGAACCGCCCACAGGGCACGGCCAACGTGAGAGTCCACACCCCGACCGTCGAGGAGAACGGCTGGACCTGCAGCCATTCCGTCGTCGAGGTGGTGACCGACGACATGCCCTTCCTCGTCGACTCCGTCACCAACGAGCTGTCCCGACAGGGGCGCGGGATCCACGTCGTCATCCACCCGCAGGTCGTGGTGAGGCGCGATCTCACCGGCAAGCTCATCGAGGTTCTCGGGGACCGGCCCGCCGGCGACCTCCCCCACGACGCCTTCGTCGAGTCCTGGATCCACGTAGAGATCGACCGGGAGACCGACCGCGCCGACCTGAAGCAGATCACCGCGGACCTGCTGCGCGTCCTGTCCGACGTCCGCGAGGCCGTCGAGGACTGGGAGAAGATGCGCGACTCGGCGCTGCGCATCGCCGAGGAACTGCCCAAGGAGCCCACCGCCGACGACATGCGCGACCAGGAGGTGGAGGAGGCCCGCGAACTGCTGCGCTGGCTCGCGGACGACCACTTCACCTTCCTGGGGTACCGCGAGTACGAGCTGCACGACGACGACTCGCTCGGCGCCGTCCCCGGGACCGGGCTCGGCATCCTGCGCTCCGACCCGCAGCACGGCGACGACGAGAGCCACCCGGTCAGCCCGTCCTTCGAGCGGCTGCCCGCCGACGCCCGCGCGAAGGCCCGCGAGCACAAGCTCCTCGTCCTGACCAAGGCGAACAGCCGCGCCACCGTGCACCGGCCGTCCTACCTCGACTACGTCGGCGTGAAGAAGTTCGACGCCGACGGCAACGTCGTCGGGGAGCGGCGCTTCCTCGGTCTGTTCTCCTCCGCCGCCTACACCGAGTCCGTCCGCCGGGTGCCCGTCGTGCGCCGCAAGGTGGCCGAGGTGCTGCGCGGCGCGGGGTTCCTGCCCA of the Streptomyces aurantiacus genome contains:
- a CDS encoding HAD family hydrolase, with translation MGMHGATHIVWDWNGTLFHDNTAIIGATNAAFAEMGMPPITLERYRELYCVPVPKFYERLTGRLPSDEEWEAMDVIFHRYYAEHRVACGLTDGVPGLLAEWASAGRSQSILSMYGHDELVPLVRGFGIEPHFLRVDGRTGPSGGSKAEHMVRHVRALTGVEPARTVVIGDAADDAIAARHVGAKAVLYTGGSHSRASLEGVGVPVVDTLEEAVTVAEWLAA